DNA sequence from the Labrus bergylta chromosome 13, fLabBer1.1, whole genome shotgun sequence genome:
CTCAGGACACTTGTAAAGAATAGTTGTTAACAGGGTCTAAGGGTTACATACAGTGGATGGCACTGTCAGTTTGAGAGGTTTAAACATCTTGCCAATACAATCTTTATTTTGCAGAAAAGACGTAATTCAGCACAAGACTTTCCACCGATACACGGTGCGAGCGAAGAGAGGAACAGCTCAAGGACTCAGAGACTCTCAGAACCGCAGTCACGCGCCCAAATCTGCAGGAGCTGCTCTGAGGCGATACAACGAGGCGGCGCTCGTCAAGGCAAGATTAAAGTTCATCATACAACACTTTTTATGACTATGATAGCTGTAAAGTTTGTTTATTGTTAAATGAAGCTACCTCCTAAAGACTGCCGTTCTGTCTGATGGCTACTGAtcgtttgtgttttcatgatgaTCATTTCTGCTCCTTTaatttttctcttattttaatTTCCAAGTTCTTGTCATTGGCTTTTATTCTGATATTGTACTGACGCATTCACAAAGCCTTACAGCTACCTGTTCCCAGAAAGAGGTGTAATATTGTCATTATGCCTTTTCCAATAGGGAAATTTGCTGTAGAGCACTTGAGAGAATACAACTGCTAACAACTGAAAACTCTCTTAATAAACACatattgcttattttattttttgctcagtgagtattttaaattaagaaaattcTTAAGTGAGAGTATATCTTGTAAACATTATGAATCTTAGTGTACTCTGTATTCTTGCCACTTGTcgttttcaactgttttgactACACATCAACTCTAAGAGAAAGTTTTCCACGTGCttacacacattttaataacattttacagGACGTTCAGGATCTACTGGTCAGCTGGGCTGAATACTTAAAGGAGGCCTCTGCAATATTTGTCAGAGCCCCTAGCTACAACAAAACGATCTTTTTTGCCGGACGTGCAGCCCCACTTGACAAAAAAGATCACCGGGTCCGTACACTTCCCTTTGCCACGCGCAGGGCAACCTTCAGAGAGGCCCAGAGAGTTCATGACATGCTGTCCTCTGTCCATATTTATGGTAAGTTGAATTATATCCTTGGTATAATGATAAGTTTCTTCTGCTCACTGTCGCAGAGTCAGGGTATAATCAATACTCTGTGAACAATGTGTTGATGCAGGGAAAGACACAGACATGTCTGCTGTCTTCAGTCCATCTAAGAAGgcctggaaaaagaaaatcaaacccCCTGCTGAAATAAATACTCATCAAGAGAAAGGTTAGAAGTGAACATGCATATTATAGACTTGGActcttctgtttattaaattaGGCCTGaagttgcacattttatttactgttaCGTTTTAtttactgttacatttttagaaCCAGGAGAAGAAAACCGTGAGAGCTCAGATAAAGAAGAGGATGGAGAGATCCAGCTGGAGATGGTGGAGCTGACTTTAGGAACTCTGGACCTCAGGGAGTCTGAGATCTATCCCCCCAGGcacaagaagaggaggagaaggagaaaaaatgaGGAAAGCAAAATGCAGACTGTAGGTAAGTCAGGTCATGTATGGCCAAAATGACACAATAGAACCCTAAGGAATCCCTCATTTGTCTCTCCAAAGTTTGCAAGATTTGTGAAATATCTCCTCCATGTGTGGCAGACTTGagtaacacagagacagaagatCAAGAAGAGGAGGTGCTGGAGGCTTCACCAGAAGGAGAATCTCCTCAAGAGACGCAGTCAAAGgacaaaagaaagaggaaagcGGAGagtaagaaacaacaggaaggtgagaATGTGCTTCCTTCTCATTATTGTTCATTATGTTGCACCTGGATTTAAACATTGAAACATGCCACTCTTTAAACATGATATCTCTATCAACATTAAGATGTTTATCATCAAGCCTTCTTTGTCGTCTCTTTAGAAAAAGCCGATGAGTCATGGGATTACGGCTTGAAGGATTCCCTGTTTACAGCCTGTAAGGTTGGGGATGTTGACGCTCTCTGCAGGCTTCTCCAGCTAACTAATGAAACGGAAGAGAGTCGAGAGCAATCGGAGTGCAAGCCCCCCGATGTCCCAAGTCCTCTTGCACTGCTGAATAAGCCCATAGACTCATCAGGGTTCACTTTGCTACATGTTTCCTCATCAGCTGCACAGAAAGCGGTGGTCAAGCTGCTGCTGGACGCAGGAGCAGACCCAGCCTGCAGGTAGCGAAATATAAAGTCACATCTAGATAAAGTGAGATTGATGTGAGATCATTTCTAGGATATGCAGCGAAACTTTATTTTCTGCATTATCTTTTTCTAGGGATAAGAAAGGGCAGACCCCGTATATTGTCGCGCCTGACAAAGACACAAGGAACGTTTTTCGTAAATATATGGGTGAGAATCCTGACAAGTATGACTACAACAAGGCACAGGTAAGAGCCTCTAGTCTGACTTTTGACTTTAATCCCTTTCTTTAAAAGCAGAGaacttattcatttttttcacttgtGCAAACCAAGGTCCCTGGGCCACTGACGGCGGAGATTGAATCCAAGCAGACGGAGAAGAAAAAAGCccaaaaggctttaaaaaaacagagagagaaagagcagagagaggaaaagaggagacgagagcaggaggtggaggaaaagaagaagtttGCATCACTGAGTGATCGTGAAAAGGTGAGTCAATGTGTATTTAATCTGCTATTTAAgttactttttttcatttggatatactttattaatccctgaggggaaactcgggtttacactctgttatttttagggacatgcttctcacacacacaggctccaatcacacacatgcacaaacaggacctgtgggtATGCCTTGGTGGAGAGATGTTAGAGTAGCTAAGCGGGGAGCGCACCTGAGCAGTTGGGggccctccagttcccaacccaagtccctatgaACTGAGTTACTGCCGCcccaaacatttttaaacacctttaacatgtcactgttttctttttgattgtAGAGAGCTTTGGCTGCAGAGAAGAGGCTAGCTGAGCAAGTAGCTGCAACAGGAGTCAACCTCTCAAATGTCAAGTAAGTCTTCTAAGTaccaacatctttttttaatatactcACAATGGCCCTCACCTATCAAATAATCGATgacagaaaaatgggtgtacggtcacAAGAGCCGTTACACATTATATTGTAGCGATCTTATGGCCTGACCACGTTTAAACTGAAACTAAAAACTTGTGATTATATTATAGCCTAGATTATTTACGTTACACGTCACAGAtgtttaaattaataatttaaaaccACCGCTTGGGTTCGGTTATCCACACCAAAGCTGTTGAGATTTTGTTGCAGGCGTATTTCTTCTGACACCCTTTAATCCTACGTTTCAGGCTGCCAGACAACACAATGTTATTGctctttacttctctgtgtTATGGTGtcaggtcatatctcgtttctcttctttgctgtgttACATATctccatgccgtaaactctTGGGGCGAGCTGAACAGTGAATATATAAGGGCGTGGTATTTAAATCacgatcgtttccagccgccacacttatcaacacccggTCATGCGTACGTCTGCGTTCAGCCAGATAAGCGCATTTCATAGGTCCCACGGTGGACCCTGTCATAACGATGATTTCTACACTCAAATCTGcgctggtttctacaccagattgataagtgagggtCAATGTGAAAAAGGTCCCAAGTGTGACTCATGTACTGAGGGCTTTTTCTTTGGGTTTGTCATCAGGCGGTGCTGGCTGTGTGGAGAGTCTCTGCTCGGGAAGATCCCGTTTCAGTACCTCGAGTATTCCTTTTGCACACCTGGCTGTGTCCAAGCACATCGAAAAGCTAATAGCCTCCAAGGCAAGACCTGAAAATCATTTTTGGTAGGAAGCAAGCTACCTCATAAAAACTAAGCCTTGTTAGGAGTGACATAGCTACTTCATGctaatgtacaaaaaaaagtgcatacaTTTGAAAACCACATTTTATTGTGACAGACGATCACAGACAagtggaaagaaaacacagagttgaaaaatcataaaataatgtattaacaaaatctgcaataaaaacaagcaATACATTCTGATTTGACTGTAAGTAAATACAAATGTTTCCCCTCCTGGTGTCCATGTGTATTCAACTTTGAATCCTAAATCGTTGTTGGATTATTGTCtgactgaagcttctgtgtgtAAGATAAAAGTTGCTGAAAGTTGTATAGTGACTGATGAAGACTAATGAAACACTGATATGTGAAGTGATGAACAATAGTTGTGCGATAGAAATGATGCGGAACAAACAACTTCCTCCTGTCATGGAAAACGTTCAGAGGAAAACTTCTGCTCTGCTTCAGTAAAACCGTCTCGTAGTTTATTGTTTGGAGGGTTCAAACTGATTTTAAAGAATGATTATGTTTACAAGTAAAGTTTCCAACTATGTCAGGACTTTCCAGGTGGGAGGTCTAGCTCAGGCCGGTCCATGAAAAGGACCCGGAGGTGTGCGGGGGCCCCCTCCAACTCTAGCACTGTGATGTTGTTGGGCTGGGTGGTGCTGAGCAGAGGTCCAGGAACATAAAGAGTCTGTTGAGGGCCCCTGGCAGGCCAGTACCGTCCCAGATTCATACCATTAATCCAAACCTGACcctaaaaagaaagaaagaaagaaagaaaatgatttcactggtggaatataaaaaaacataaaaggaattatgtatttttttctgcatcaaatTGTCTACAGGGGGAGAATCTAAATTACCTTTGTCCATCCGTTAAGCTTCAGAAAGGTGTCCCAAGAAAGTCCATTAGGCTGTAAGGTCCCCGAGTAGAAGATGGGTCCGACTGAAGGATCTTTCGGGGGGTTAGTGGAGGACTTCTTATTGTCTGAATGAGGCCAACCAGAAGCAATGGCTCCATCGATGTCCAAAGGGTAGATcagccagtcagtcagtaaGTCTTTACCCAAAAACAGGTCGCTCAAGAGGCCCTGCAGTACACAAATCATCTGTTAACTAGACTATTCTGTTTTTACTTTTGAGACCCAAGCACCCCTTCTCAAgcccagcagaataaagattgtcctttttatttttttctactggAAAATTTCCATTTCTGTCATAGCAGCTAAGTAGCAATTCATCCCTGGCAGTGAGAGAGCACACTAGCCTGTTACATCACAATTTCTCAAGTATGCAAATAATGTTTCCCTTAAGTTTCTTAAatgaaaagcacattttattggTATGATTTTAATTACATAGTAATGTCCTCATTTTAGTTACTAACCAAAATGACTGTATGTATTTTGTTACCTACCTTGCATCCGAAAGGAAgctaaaaacatcaacatttttgatatttttagggAAATATTGAATATTCTTTAGAGTAAAAAACACTACATTTGGCTTAGAAATGCATGTCAACAAAACACAGGCTCTTGACAAGTTGTTGTGAGTGGtgatttaaagatttctttCCACTGTATTGGACTTTGATCTCTTGCCTTGAAGTCATTGATCCTGCTTCCAAAATTCACCCTGCCCATGTTCTCTACCAGGATGTCCAAAGTGTCCCCCTGCTGTGCTGTGACGTTTGTCACAAGCACGGTGTCTCTCTCCAGCAGGCCCTGGTAAACCTGTCCACACAGATGCACACTCTGTCAAgctgacattttcaaaacaagCATGTTTGGTCTTCATCTGTAATGTTTTCCTTGTACATGACTGGAacatctgattggctagacAACAAAAGTTCATTGTAAAGGCTCACCCCATTGATGGACACATATGCACGGTCATGAACCCCATTCAGCGGAGAGATAAGTGGCGTGGGCTGCGGGAGGTCCCTGGGCAGCCTGGTCCGATAGAGCATGTACCCATAGAACTGAACACAAAAGACATGACGGGTTGCAGATACAACAGTCTAGAAGTTCTCCACGTTTCAAGAGGTTTATTGTTACCGAAGCACAAGTCCCCAGCTACTGTTGTTGCGTTCATACCTGTTTCATTTCTTCAAACGTCAGAGGATGCTGGGATTTCACTGGGCCGAGTGGAGAGAGGGTGTTCAGCAGGCTGCTGATGTTTCCAACCTGGAAAAAGTGTGtttattatataattatatagCAACTCGCTAATATCAAACCTGGAGTGACATTTACCTTTTTTAGGGTCACAAAGCCATAAGCAAACTTAGGGGTTGCTGGTGGCATGGGGCCAGAGGGGATGTCTCTAAACTGTAGAGAAACAACGTTTTATTCTTATTTCAGACACATGAACGGGTGTAATCAGAACATCGCCCTCAGTGGGGGTAGCACATCGAGTACCTGCTTAATGACATCTCTGATGGCCAGAAGCTTCTCTGTGGGGTCTCCGGCCTCAGACAGCGGGGCGTCATAATCATAGCTAGTCACTACTGAGCGGAACCTCGTGTCATGATCAGCACCTTTTACAAAGAGTGGAAAAACCACACACTGAGCTTTTATCCCTTTAGAAACACACATGAGATGAACTGAGAGAGACTTCATTATGGAAATCCATTGACTTACCATTCCAGTAGCCAAAGTTACTGCCTCCTTCAAACATGTACctgagaagagaaagaggaagacttTATTCTTTGAGTACAGGCAAACTCAGCACACTTTAACAGTACTGACAGtatgatgaaaacacaacagaaccTCACATCAAAACAGCCAggtaatacatttaaaacagacacaaatgAGGACTAGACAAATCAAATACATAGGATCCCTCagtcatttcaaaatgtatacaGTAAGTACAGTGAATCTAGGGTTTTATATTATTCCTCTCTTCATTAGAGCTCATTTATTTCCATTATAAATGATGTTGTGCTTCTTCATCTAAGTTGGTGGCAATTATTCTTTCCAAA
Encoded proteins:
- the ankzf1 gene encoding tRNA endonuclease ANKZF1, translating into MTTSPEYRTVFDLCLNEDALLGLRDVNSVLMQTLNTEPAVHEVKAKSIEDDRQRESSLVREVPDKMVCSTCRCPFNKREEQMEHYKLDWHRFNLRLKLSGMPTVTAEEFETKTGAGDMSSISGSESDSEDESSGSDGGGTSSNVTGTDNESSVETGFISSRLSSKVVFQNSEGQYLSVYRCILQGKSNDDLDTVSLLKGISKKTVWVVLMTGGGHFAGTVFQGKDVIQHKTFHRYTVRAKRGTAQGLRDSQNRSHAPKSAGAALRRYNEAALVKDVQDLLVSWAEYLKEASAIFVRAPSYNKTIFFAGRAAPLDKKDHRVRTLPFATRRATFREAQRVHDMLSSVHIYGKDTDMSAVFSPSKKAWKKKIKPPAEINTHQEKEPGEENRESSDKEEDGEIQLEMVELTLGTLDLRESEIYPPRHKKRRRRRKNEESKMQTVDLSNTETEDQEEEVLEASPEGESPQETQSKDKRKRKAESKKQQEEKADESWDYGLKDSLFTACKVGDVDALCRLLQLTNETEESREQSECKPPDVPSPLALLNKPIDSSGFTLLHVSSSAAQKAVVKLLLDAGADPACRDKKGQTPYIVAPDKDTRNVFRKYMGENPDKYDYNKAQVPGPLTAEIESKQTEKKKAQKALKKQREKEQREEKRRREQEVEEKKKFASLSDREKRALAAEKRLAEQVAATGVNLSNVKRCWLCGESLLGKIPFQYLEYSFCTPGCVQAHRKANSLQGKT
- the glb1l gene encoding beta-galactosidase-1-like protein, producing MAAGVLLFVACLAFGGNLVSGERSFSIDYKNNCFLKDGKPFQYISGSIHYSRIPRYYWKDRLMKMYMTGLNAIQVYVPWNYHEAVQGVQNFTGDRDLEHFLDLANQTGLLVILRPGPYICAEWEMGGLPAWLLQKPNIVLRSADTDYLQAVSNWLAVLLPQIKPWLYINGGNIITVQVENEYGSYYACDYNYMRHLRTLFRFFLGEDTVLFTTDGNTDKEMICGTLEGLYATIDFGTENNIAEAFKRQRRFEPRGPLVNSEFYTGWLDHWGDQHAVVNSQKVSRVLGEMLTMGANVNMYMFEGGSNFGYWNGADHDTRFRSVVTSYDYDAPLSEAGDPTEKLLAIRDVIKQFRDIPSGPMPPATPKFAYGFVTLKKVGNISSLLNTLSPLGPVKSQHPLTFEEMKQFYGYMLYRTRLPRDLPQPTPLISPLNGVHDRAYVSINGVYQGLLERDTVLVTNVTAQQGDTLDILVENMGRVNFGSRINDFKGLLSDLFLGKDLLTDWLIYPLDIDGAIASGWPHSDNKKSSTNPPKDPSVGPIFYSGTLQPNGLSWDTFLKLNGWTKGQVWINGMNLGRYWPARGPQQTLYVPGPLLSTTQPNNITVLELEGAPAHLRVLFMDRPELDLPPGKS